A part of Paenibacillus donghaensis genomic DNA contains:
- a CDS encoding CPBP family intramembrane glutamic endopeptidase, with translation MLISLMVAVLLSFSYRILERLIGLWSPKQTRYTVYYWGILLMAASFFFQNNYIFHTPHHIIKALPVFLVVLAVNVVISRNSGYRPEGTFHRLNFMITYPVLEEIAFRGLVLPLLVQVPLLGESYQFLYVTEISLAVLLTAFLFAVSHLQYYRLNRQSMIFMAYAFSGGLFLGIIAQFTESILLTLPLHITFNATAVYYASRTVSAGA, from the coding sequence ATGTTGATATCCTTAATGGTTGCTGTACTACTATCCTTCTCCTACAGAATACTCGAACGTCTAATTGGCTTATGGAGTCCGAAGCAGACCCGGTATACGGTTTATTACTGGGGCATTCTGCTCATGGCGGCAAGCTTCTTCTTTCAAAACAATTACATATTCCACACCCCACACCATATCATCAAGGCGCTACCCGTATTCCTTGTGGTGCTGGCCGTGAATGTGGTGATCTCGCGAAATTCCGGTTACCGTCCGGAAGGAACCTTCCATCGGCTGAACTTCATGATTACCTATCCGGTTCTCGAGGAGATCGCTTTCAGAGGGTTAGTGCTGCCTCTGCTGGTGCAGGTTCCACTGCTGGGCGAGAGTTATCAGTTTCTGTACGTCACGGAGATCAGCTTGGCCGTTCTGCTTACAGCCTTTCTGTTTGCCGTCTCTCATCTGCAATATTACAGGCTGAACAGACAGAGCATGATCTTCATGGCCTATGCCTTCTCCGGCGGCTTATTCTTAGGAATCATTGCCCAGTTCACCGAATCCATTCTGTTGACGCTCCCCTTACATATCACCTTTAATGCCACGGCAGTCTATTATGCTTCACGGACCGTTTCGGCCGGGGCTTAA
- a CDS encoding methyltransferase domain-containing protein, giving the protein MSTVNAFSASWEQYLHYTTMPWGRLFYQTAWRQIDDFLTLTGQSLLDIGCGFGISSNEYSRRGNRVTGIEPTPEMLAIAEAGGEKVSYIKDSFEQTAHLLGLYDWILCHNVLEYSADPQLVISYIRECQQPGGYLSLIAHNPVAKVMKQAIILKDPERALANMGSSQEYSGIIQTDITVYSYEQLTEWLHEAGYEIAEHYGIHNLYGYIADNELKQDEEWHKQVTELEMEAGKQSPYRDIAVFTHIIARKRS; this is encoded by the coding sequence TTGAGTACAGTAAACGCTTTCTCGGCGTCTTGGGAGCAGTATTTGCATTATACGACTATGCCTTGGGGCCGGTTGTTCTATCAGACAGCCTGGAGACAAATCGACGACTTTCTGACTTTGACGGGGCAATCGTTATTGGATATTGGCTGCGGGTTCGGGATATCCAGCAATGAATATAGCCGCAGAGGGAACCGGGTAACCGGAATTGAGCCTACACCGGAGATGCTTGCCATTGCGGAAGCGGGTGGGGAAAAGGTGAGTTATATCAAGGATTCCTTCGAACAGACGGCTCATTTGCTTGGACTTTATGATTGGATTCTATGCCATAATGTGCTGGAGTACAGCGCTGATCCACAGTTGGTCATCTCCTATATCCGAGAGTGCCAGCAGCCGGGAGGCTACTTGTCGCTGATTGCCCATAATCCGGTTGCCAAGGTCATGAAACAAGCCATTATTCTAAAAGATCCTGAACGTGCACTGGCGAATATGGGCAGCAGTCAGGAATATAGCGGTATTATTCAGACGGACATTACGGTGTATTCCTATGAGCAGTTGACAGAATGGCTGCATGAAGCAGGATATGAGATTGCAGAGCATTATGGAATACATAATCTATACGGGTACATAGCAGACAATGAGCTTAAACAGGATGAAGAGTGGCATAAACAAGTCACAGAGCTGGAAATGGAGGCGGGCAAGCAGAGCCCCTATCGAGATATAGCTGTCTTCACGCATATTATTGCCCGGAAGCGGAGTTAA